Genomic window (Planococcus sp. MSAK28401):
TAGTACCAATTTCCGTTTTGCTGCTCAGGATGAAGAATTGACAAGTTTTCAATGGTCATGCCACCATACTTCAGCTCTTTCATTACTTCACTGATGGCTTCCTCATCCGTAACATAAACGGTGAGTCTTGCTTCTATCTGCCTCAGGCGTTTTGGTCCAAAATGGAAAAGGAGAGGAGGGATGACCTCGATCCCAATAATGACTAGCAAAACTGCGGTCAATGCTTCAATATAAAAGCCGGCGGCAACAGCAATGCCAATTCCGCCAGATCCCCAAATCATTGCTGCTGTCGTCAGTCCCGATATTGAATCATTCCCTCGCTTCAATATCACTCCAGCTCCTAGAAATCCGATACCTGAAACAATTTGTGCTGCAAGCCGGAGCGGATCCAT
Coding sequences:
- a CDS encoding MgtC/SapB family protein; protein product: MEFFSTLEISSFETFMKLAIAAVLSLVIGLERELKRKPVGLKTSLVIATFSCLLTIISIESAYIAESSSHEGVNITMDPLRLAAQIVSGIGFLGAGVILKRGNDSISGLTTAAMIWGSGGIGIAVAAGFYIEALTAVLLVIIGIEVIPPLLFHFGPKRLRQIEARLTVYVTDEEAISEVMKELKYGGMTIENLSILHPEQQNGNWYYKLSIRMSYAQEKETIELYKEVSSINNVKQVDIEMIN